A genomic segment from Etheostoma spectabile isolate EspeVRDwgs_2016 chromosome 11, UIUC_Espe_1.0, whole genome shotgun sequence encodes:
- the myl1 gene encoding myosin light chain 1, skeletal muscle isoform, which translates to MAPKKDAKAAPAKKAEPAAAPAPAPEPAPAPAAPAAVDLSAVKIEFTPDQIDDYREAFGLFDRVGDNKVAYNQIADIMRALGQNPTNKEVAKLLGSPSADDMVSKRVDFEGFLPMLQSIINSPNKAQFEDYVEGLRVFDKEGNGTVMGAELRIVLSTLGEKMNEAEIDALMTGQEDENGCINYEAFVKHIMSV; encoded by the exons ATGGCACCCAAGAAGGACGCTAAGGCGGCTCCCGCCAAGAAGGCCGAACCTGCAGCAgcacctgcacctgcaccaGAGCCAGCCCCTGCTCCTGCAGCACCTGCCGCTGTCGACCTGTCCGCCGTCAAG ATTGAATTCACCCCAGACCAGATTGATG ACTACAGGGAGGCCTTTGGTCTGTTTGACAGGGTGGGTGACAACAAGGTGGCTTACAACCAGATTGCTGACATCATGCGCGCTCTGGGACAGAACCCCACCAACAAGGAGGTGGCCAAACTGCTCGGAAGCCCCTCCGCTGATG ACATGGTCAGCAAGAGAGTAGATTTCGAGGGTTTCCTGCCTATGCTCCAGTCCATCATCAACAGCCCAAACAAGGCACAATTTGAGGACTACGTTGAGGGTCTGCGCGTCTTCGACAAGGAGGGCAACGGCACAGTGATGGGTGCTGAGCTGCGTATTGTTCTGTCAACACTTG GAGAGAAGATGAATGAGGCTGAGATTGATGCTCTCATGACAGGACAGGAGGACGAGAACGGTTGTATTAACTATGAGG CCTTTGTCAAGCACATCATGTCTGTGTAA